One window of the Burkholderia sp. FERM BP-3421 genome contains the following:
- a CDS encoding GlxA family transcriptional regulator — MSGRDAARVIPVYVVVPPRALLLDVAGPVEVLRMTNLAQAGLRFEVRFIGAAPRVHSSVGLGLAGLAPLPARLPGDAMVLVSGSVDVPLGEPPAAERDDEDEAAIVAWLRRVILPGVRLVTICAGAMLAARAGLLDGCECTTHHENIDRLAQLAPRARIRENRLFVQDGERMTSAGVTAGVDLMLAIVAQEAGHAIALTVARKLVVYLRRTGADPQLSPWLEGRNHLHPAIHRVQDAVGADPARPWTLPALAEVAATSPRHLSRLFNEHAAMSVTDYVNRMRVALARQLVVGSTLDMERVAERSGFSSARQFRRAWGRVYAAPPARLREAEA; from the coding sequence ATGAGCGGGCGCGACGCGGCGCGCGTGATCCCGGTCTACGTGGTGGTGCCGCCGCGTGCGTTGCTGCTCGACGTCGCCGGGCCGGTGGAAGTGCTGCGCATGACGAATCTCGCGCAGGCCGGCCTGCGTTTCGAGGTTCGCTTCATCGGCGCCGCGCCGCGCGTGCACAGTTCGGTCGGGCTCGGGCTCGCCGGTCTCGCGCCGCTGCCGGCGCGGCTGCCCGGTGACGCGATGGTGCTCGTGTCCGGTTCCGTCGATGTGCCGCTCGGCGAGCCGCCGGCCGCCGAGCGCGACGACGAAGACGAGGCGGCGATCGTCGCCTGGCTGCGGCGCGTGATCCTGCCGGGCGTGCGGCTGGTCACGATCTGCGCCGGCGCGATGCTGGCCGCGCGCGCGGGGCTGCTCGACGGCTGTGAATGCACGACCCATCATGAAAACATCGACCGGCTCGCGCAACTCGCGCCGCGCGCGCGGATCCGCGAGAACCGGTTGTTCGTGCAGGACGGCGAGCGGATGACGAGCGCGGGCGTGACGGCCGGCGTCGACCTGATGCTCGCGATCGTCGCGCAGGAGGCCGGCCATGCGATCGCGCTCACGGTCGCGCGCAAGCTGGTGGTCTACCTGCGCCGGACCGGCGCGGACCCGCAACTGTCGCCGTGGCTCGAAGGACGCAATCACCTGCATCCCGCGATCCATCGCGTGCAGGATGCGGTGGGCGCCGATCCGGCGCGCCCGTGGACGCTGCCGGCGCTCGCCGAGGTCGCGGCCACGAGCCCGCGTCATCTGTCGCGGCTGTTCAACGAGCATGCGGCGATGAGCGTCACCGATTATGTGAACCGGATGCGCGTCGCGCTCGCGCGGCAGCTGGTGGTGGGCTCGACGCTCGACATGGAGCGCGTCGCGGAGCGCAGCGGCTTTTCGTCGGCGCGCCAGTTCCGGCGCGCGTGGGGGCGGGTGTATGCGGCGCCGCCGGCGCGCCTGCGCGAGGCGGAGGCCTGA
- a CDS encoding lysozyme inhibitor LprI family protein — translation MSTQHKDKFEQAQKAWLNYREKQCNGYISSEASQSQGAGAGLITKDCLVEITTQRVEYLKTLLDN, via the coding sequence ATCTCAACCCAACACAAGGACAAGTTTGAGCAAGCTCAAAAAGCTTGGCTCAATTACAGAGAAAAGCAATGCAACGGTTACATTTCTTCTGAGGCATCTCAATCTCAGGGTGCTGGAGCGGGCTTAATTACGAAAGACTGCCTCGTCGAAATAACCACGCAAAGAGTTGAATATTTGAAAACTCTTCTCGATAACTAG
- a CDS encoding crotonase/enoyl-CoA hydratase family protein → MDDILFDVDGPVCIITLNRPDRRNAVDGPTAARLNAAFERFAADASLGVAILTGAGGHFCAGADLKVIDDPALRNRVDPAGHAPGPMGPTRMALPMPLIAAISGYAVAGGLELALMADLRVVEQDAVFGVFCRRWGVPLIDGGTVRLPRIVGMGRALDMILTGRPVDADEARQIGLANYVVPAGESVPHAIRLARRIAAFPRACMLADRHSAYAQWDLPLADALRREGARGAPIVNGEGVTGAARFNGGHGRGGTFPE, encoded by the coding sequence ATGGACGACATCCTGTTCGACGTGGACGGCCCCGTCTGCATCATCACCCTCAACCGCCCCGACCGCCGCAACGCCGTCGACGGCCCGACCGCCGCGCGGCTGAACGCCGCGTTCGAGCGCTTCGCGGCCGACGCCTCGCTCGGCGTCGCGATCCTGACCGGCGCGGGCGGCCACTTCTGCGCGGGCGCCGACCTCAAGGTCATCGACGATCCGGCCTTGCGCAACCGTGTCGACCCGGCCGGGCACGCGCCGGGGCCGATGGGCCCGACGCGCATGGCGCTGCCCATGCCGCTGATCGCGGCCATCTCCGGCTACGCGGTCGCGGGCGGGCTGGAGCTGGCCTTGATGGCCGACCTCCGCGTGGTCGAACAGGATGCGGTGTTCGGCGTGTTCTGCCGGCGCTGGGGCGTTCCCCTGATCGACGGCGGCACGGTCAGGCTGCCCCGCATCGTCGGCATGGGGCGCGCGCTGGACATGATCCTGACCGGACGCCCCGTCGACGCCGACGAGGCGCGGCAGATCGGGCTCGCCAACTACGTCGTGCCGGCCGGTGAAAGCGTGCCGCACGCGATCCGCCTCGCCCGCCGGATCGCGGCATTCCCGCGCGCCTGCATGCTCGCGGATCGGCACTCGGCCTACGCGCAATGGGATCTGCCGCTGGCGGACGCGCTGCGCCGGGAAGGCGCGCGCGGCGCGCCGATCGTGAACGGCGAAGGCGTGACAGGCGCGGCGCGCTTCAACGGCGGCCACGGGCGAGGCGGAACGTTCCCGGAATGA
- a CDS encoding OmpA family protein, translating to MFNARQAMLLGAMALVGCTTSSGPTYTRYAVSMPNGEQAYRVTCYGLLEGPGACRKAAEAVCKDQPVRVLEGQSLLGATSGGQADVRNLLFQCGAPQAAPAPAPVAPAPVAPMPPAITTLSTDANFDTAQASLTPAARARLDRLIDEARGVSIKTVTVNGYTDSVGSDAYNLDLSERRARTVRAYLQEHGLKAGQYAGHGYGKADPVGSNATAAGRASNRRVDVLLDIDRQ from the coding sequence ATGTTCAACGCAAGACAAGCGATGCTGCTGGGCGCGATGGCGCTCGTGGGTTGCACGACCTCCTCGGGCCCGACGTACACCCGCTACGCGGTGTCGATGCCGAACGGCGAGCAGGCGTATCGGGTGACCTGCTATGGGCTGCTGGAAGGCCCCGGCGCGTGCCGCAAGGCGGCAGAGGCGGTCTGCAAGGATCAGCCCGTCAGGGTGCTGGAGGGGCAATCACTGTTGGGCGCCACGTCGGGCGGCCAGGCAGACGTGCGGAACCTGCTGTTCCAATGCGGCGCGCCGCAGGCGGCGCCCGCGCCCGCGCCCGTCGCGCCGGCGCCTGTTGCGCCGATGCCGCCGGCCATCACGACGCTGAGCACCGACGCCAACTTCGACACGGCGCAGGCGAGCCTGACGCCGGCCGCCCGCGCGCGGCTGGATCGACTGATCGACGAGGCGCGCGGCGTCTCGATCAAGACGGTGACGGTCAACGGGTATACCGATTCGGTCGGCTCGGATGCCTACAACCTGGATCTGTCGGAGCGCCGGGCCCGGACGGTGCGGGCTTATCTGCAGGAGCACGGGTTGAAGGCCGGCCAATACGCCGGCCACGGTTACGGCAAGGCCGATCCGGTCGGCTCGAATGCGACGGCGGCCGGGCGGGCGAGCAATCGCCGGGTCGACGTCTTGCTCGACATCGACAGGCAATAG
- a CDS encoding efflux transporter outer membrane subunit, giving the protein MKRLPAVSAPRARAVASGVAAAVAVALALGGCMVGPDYHAPSVAPPAAYRELPGWTQAAPDADGPKGDWWTAFHDPLLDELEPLVAVSNQTVRQDYYNYQQALALVREARAGLFPTLSATGSATRQRSAAAGVSSIGNSGALEGNVSWSPDLWGEVRRTLEERRASAQASAATYANATLSEQVTLATTVIDLRVTDANIDLLQATVKAYEDYLRVIADQDRAGTIPPSDLVTAQTQLDSARASLIALDESRAKYVHAIAVLVGRTPEDLTVAHDATLPALPDVPVGVPSTLLQRRPDIAVAERQMASANAAIGVAIAAYYPTISLSAAAGFSASPLAGLLHVANYVWSLGGSASETLFDGGLRSGEVAAARATYDAAVASYRGTVLAALQNVEDDLASVRVLAAQADALARAVTNAKRGAEIAFNEYQAGTVDYTTVSTAQATLLNLQQSALNVQQQRLVAAATLFGDLGGGWNVTRIDTVTPPARDAG; this is encoded by the coding sequence ATGAAGCGCCTTCCTGCCGTTTCCGCCCCCCGGGCCCGCGCCGTCGCGTCGGGCGTGGCGGCCGCCGTTGCCGTCGCGCTGGCGCTGGGCGGCTGCATGGTCGGCCCCGACTATCACGCGCCGTCGGTCGCGCCGCCGGCCGCCTACCGCGAGCTGCCCGGCTGGACCCAGGCCGCGCCCGACGCGGACGGCCCGAAAGGCGACTGGTGGACCGCCTTCCACGATCCGCTGCTCGACGAACTGGAGCCGCTCGTCGCGGTGTCGAACCAGACCGTGCGGCAGGATTACTACAACTACCAGCAGGCGCTGGCGCTCGTGCGCGAGGCGCGCGCTGGGCTGTTCCCGACGCTGTCCGCGACCGGGTCGGCGACGCGTCAGCGCAGCGCGGCGGCCGGCGTGAGTTCGATCGGGAACAGCGGCGCGCTCGAAGGCAACGTCAGCTGGTCGCCCGATCTGTGGGGCGAGGTGCGGCGCACGCTCGAGGAGCGCCGCGCGAGCGCGCAGGCGAGCGCGGCGACCTATGCGAACGCAACCTTGTCGGAACAGGTCACGCTCGCGACGACCGTGATCGACCTGCGCGTCACCGATGCGAACATCGATCTGCTCCAGGCGACCGTGAAGGCGTATGAGGATTATCTGCGCGTGATCGCGGACCAGGATCGGGCCGGCACGATCCCGCCGTCCGATCTCGTCACCGCGCAGACCCAGCTCGACAGCGCGCGCGCGAGCCTGATCGCGCTCGACGAATCGCGCGCGAAGTACGTGCATGCGATCGCGGTGCTGGTCGGCCGCACGCCCGAGGACCTCACGGTCGCGCACGACGCGACGCTGCCCGCGCTGCCCGACGTGCCGGTCGGCGTGCCGTCGACGCTGTTGCAGCGGCGGCCCGACATCGCGGTCGCCGAACGGCAGATGGCGTCCGCGAACGCGGCGATCGGCGTCGCGATCGCCGCCTACTATCCGACGATCTCGCTGTCCGCGGCCGCGGGCTTCAGCGCGTCGCCGCTGGCGGGGCTGCTGCATGTCGCGAACTATGTGTGGTCGCTCGGCGGCAGCGCGTCGGAGACGCTGTTCGACGGCGGGCTGCGCAGCGGCGAAGTCGCGGCCGCGCGCGCGACCTACGACGCGGCGGTCGCGAGCTATCGCGGCACGGTGCTGGCCGCGTTGCAGAACGTCGAGGACGATCTCGCGAGCGTGCGGGTGCTGGCGGCCCAGGCCGATGCGCTCGCGCGCGCGGTGACGAACGCGAAACGCGGAGCCGAGATCGCGTTCAACGAGTATCAGGCGGGCACCGTCGACTACACGACGGTTTCGACCGCGCAGGCCACCTTGCTCAATTTGCAGCAGAGCGCGCTGAACGTGCAGCAGCAGCGGCTGGTGGCGGCCGCGACGCTGTTCGGCGATCTCGGCGGCGGCTGGAATGTCACGCGGATCGACACCGTGACGCCGCCGGCGCGCGACGCGGGGTGA
- a CDS encoding isochorismatase family protein produces the protein MSTSTALLVIDMQESFRHRPYFREAFVQAYIERQQALIDGAERAGIPVVQIYHVMDDGPFSLASGFVRPLDPLRIQPTVTFHKRRHSALVGSGLEDWLVRNGIRRVIVSGIRTEQCCETTTRHASDLGYTVDYVGEATLTFPMTDATGREWSPDEIRARTELVLADRFARIATVEEALAAATEPVAG, from the coding sequence ATGTCCACCTCTACCGCCTTGCTCGTGATCGATATGCAGGAGTCGTTCCGCCACCGCCCGTATTTCCGCGAGGCCTTCGTGCAGGCCTACATCGAGCGCCAGCAGGCGCTGATCGACGGCGCCGAGCGCGCCGGCATCCCGGTCGTGCAGATCTATCACGTCATGGACGACGGCCCGTTCTCGCTCGCGTCCGGATTTGTCCGCCCGCTCGATCCGCTGCGCATCCAGCCGACCGTGACGTTCCACAAGCGCCGCCACAGCGCGCTTGTCGGCAGCGGCCTCGAAGACTGGCTCGTGCGCAACGGCATCCGCCGCGTGATCGTGTCCGGAATCCGCACCGAGCAATGCTGCGAAACGACCACGCGCCACGCCTCCGATCTCGGCTATACGGTCGACTACGTCGGCGAGGCCACGCTGACTTTCCCGATGACCGACGCGACCGGCCGCGAATGGAGCCCCGACGAGATTCGCGCGCGCACCGAGCTGGTGCTGGCCGATCGCTTCGCGCGCATCGCGACTGTCGAGGAAGCGCTCGCGGCCGCGACGGAGCCGGTGGCGGGATGA
- a CDS encoding DNA polymerase II has product MTEFEQGFILTRHWRDQPDGIEVEFWLATGSGPRRVRLRPQEAVAFVPAEQRDAAARVIGKEAELRPLALRDFSDRTVDGLYCRRHRQLGALRKRLEQAGVDVYEADIQPPDRYMMERFITAPVRFRGVPDGGDGLSGDGLTDGELRPLDDYRPALRCVSLDIETSAAGELYSIALEGCGQRQVYMLGPPNGEPAALDFRLDYCDSRAALLERLNEWFARHDPDVLIGWNLIQFDLRVLHAHAEACRIPLTLGRDGSALDWRAHGQQPDHFFAGATGRLIIDGIDALKSATWSFPSFSLEAVAQALLGEGKAIDSPYQRMAEIQRRFDEDKPALARYNLKDCELVTRIFEKADLLPFSLERAAVTGLPADRTGGSVAAFTHLYLPRMHRLGYVAPNLGDVTGQNSPGGFVMDSRPGLYDSVLVLDYKSLYPSIIRSFLIDPAGLIAGLSDPSDAASVPGFLGARFSRTRHCLPDIVRRVSDTRDTAKRQHNAPLSQALKIIMNSFYGVLGSTGCRFFDPRLASSITMRGHEIMHETRTLIEAQGYDVIYGDTDSTFVWLKRAYDDADAARIGRALVAHVNDWWRAQLRERFGLDSALELQYERHYLRFLMPTVRGAEEGSKKRYAGLARAADGTDELVFKGLETVRTDWTPLAQRFQRELYRRVFKQEPYQEFIRTYVRDTLAGTHDALLVYRKRLRRPLAEYERNVPPHVRAARVADEFNRAQGRPLQYQRGGWISYVMTTAGPEPLETLRSPIDYAFYVSRQLQPVADAILPFLRDDFESVTSGQQRLF; this is encoded by the coding sequence TTGACGGAATTCGAGCAGGGCTTCATCCTTACCCGCCACTGGCGGGACCAGCCGGACGGCATCGAGGTCGAATTCTGGCTGGCGACCGGAAGCGGTCCGCGCCGGGTGCGCCTGCGCCCGCAGGAAGCGGTGGCGTTCGTGCCGGCCGAGCAGCGCGACGCGGCCGCGCGCGTGATCGGCAAGGAGGCGGAGCTGCGGCCGCTCGCGCTGCGCGATTTCAGCGACCGCACCGTGGACGGCCTGTACTGCCGCCGCCACCGTCAGCTCGGCGCGCTGCGCAAGCGTCTCGAACAAGCGGGGGTCGATGTTTACGAAGCCGACATCCAGCCGCCCGACCGTTACATGATGGAGCGTTTCATCACCGCGCCGGTGCGCTTTCGCGGCGTGCCGGACGGCGGCGACGGGCTATCCGGCGACGGGCTGACCGACGGCGAACTGCGCCCCCTGGACGACTATCGCCCCGCGCTGCGCTGCGTATCGCTCGACATCGAGACGAGCGCGGCCGGCGAGCTGTACTCGATCGCGCTCGAAGGATGCGGGCAGCGCCAGGTATACATGCTCGGCCCGCCGAACGGCGAGCCCGCCGCGCTCGACTTCCGGCTCGACTACTGCGACAGCCGCGCCGCGCTGCTCGAACGCCTGAACGAATGGTTCGCGCGCCACGACCCCGACGTGCTGATCGGCTGGAACCTGATCCAGTTCGACCTGCGCGTGCTGCATGCGCATGCCGAGGCGTGCCGCATCCCGCTCACGCTCGGCCGCGACGGCAGCGCGCTCGACTGGCGCGCGCACGGCCAACAGCCCGACCATTTCTTCGCGGGCGCGACAGGCCGCCTCATCATCGACGGCATCGACGCGCTGAAGTCCGCCACCTGGAGCTTCCCGTCGTTCAGCCTCGAAGCCGTCGCGCAAGCGCTGCTCGGCGAAGGCAAGGCGATCGACAGCCCATATCAGCGCATGGCCGAAATCCAGCGGCGCTTCGACGAAGACAAGCCGGCCCTCGCGCGCTACAACCTCAAGGATTGCGAACTCGTCACGCGCATCTTCGAGAAAGCCGACCTGCTGCCGTTCTCGCTCGAACGCGCGGCCGTCACCGGCCTGCCCGCCGACCGCACCGGCGGCTCGGTCGCGGCGTTCACGCACCTCTACCTGCCGCGCATGCACCGGCTCGGCTACGTGGCGCCGAACCTCGGCGACGTGACCGGGCAAAACAGCCCGGGCGGCTTCGTGATGGATTCCCGGCCCGGCCTCTACGATTCGGTGCTGGTGCTCGACTACAAGAGCCTGTATCCGTCGATCATCCGCAGCTTCCTGATCGATCCCGCGGGCCTGATCGCGGGGCTCAGCGATCCGTCGGACGCGGCCTCCGTGCCGGGCTTCCTCGGCGCGCGCTTCTCGCGCACCCGTCACTGCCTGCCGGACATCGTGCGCCGCGTGTCGGACACCCGCGATACCGCGAAGCGCCAGCACAATGCGCCGTTGTCGCAGGCGCTCAAGATCATCATGAATTCGTTCTACGGCGTGCTGGGCTCCACCGGGTGCCGGTTCTTCGATCCGCGCCTCGCCTCGTCGATCACGATGCGCGGCCACGAGATCATGCACGAGACCCGCACGCTGATCGAGGCGCAAGGCTACGACGTGATCTACGGCGACACCGATTCGACCTTCGTCTGGCTCAAGCGCGCCTATGACGATGCCGACGCGGCGCGCATCGGCCGCGCGCTCGTCGCGCACGTGAACGATTGGTGGCGCGCGCAACTGCGCGAACGCTTCGGTCTCGACAGCGCGCTCGAACTGCAATACGAACGCCACTACCTGCGCTTCCTGATGCCGACCGTGCGCGGCGCGGAGGAAGGCAGCAAGAAGCGCTACGCGGGCCTCGCGCGCGCGGCGGACGGCACGGACGAACTCGTGTTCAAGGGGCTGGAGACGGTGCGCACCGACTGGACGCCGCTCGCGCAGCGGTTCCAGCGCGAGCTGTATCGCCGCGTGTTCAAGCAGGAGCCTTATCAGGAATTCATCCGGACCTATGTGCGCGACACGCTGGCGGGCACGCACGACGCACTGCTCGTGTATCGCAAGCGGCTGCGCCGGCCGCTCGCCGAATACGAGCGCAACGTGCCGCCGCACGTGCGCGCGGCGCGGGTCGCGGATGAATTCAATCGCGCACAGGGCCGTCCGCTGCAATACCAGCGCGGCGGCTGGATCAGCTACGTGATGACCACGGCCGGCCCCGAGCCGCTCGAAACGCTGCGTTCGCCGATCGACTATGCGTTCTACGTGAGCCGCCAGCTGCAGCCAGTCGCCGATGCGATCCTGCCGTTCCTGCGCGATGATTTCGAATCGGTGACGTCGGGACAGCAGCGCCTGTTTTGA
- a CDS encoding efflux RND transporter permease subunit has translation MNPSALFVRRPVATTLLAIAILLAGALAYFRMPVAPLPNVAFPVIVVQATMAGASPDIMAATVAEPLERRLGTIADVSELTSISTVGSSLIVIVFGLDRDINGAARDVEAAIQAARADLPTTLRANPSYRQYNPADAPVMVLALTSDTLTKAQLYDSADSVIQQQLSQIQGVGQITLGGGALPSVRVELNPGKVNSYGIGLEDVRAALSAANANSPKGHLDQGGHRYEILSNDQIGKAAPYRDLVVAYRNGAAVQLRDLADVRDSNENIRNAGLYNGKSAVLVIVFPEPGSNVVQTVQQIRARLPLIEAALPSSIRIGIALDHSQSINASVGDTERTLGLAVLLVIGVVFVFLLSPRATLIPAVALPLSIIGTFGPMYLLGYSIDNLSLMALTIGTGFVVDDAVVVLENIMRYIEAGLAPREAALRGSAEVAFTVVSMSLSLIAVFLPILLMPGIVGLLFHEFAVTLSIAILLSMVVSLTVTPTMCAYVLTRRAADAPPARGTRWIAALLERTREGYARSLEAVLDHTRLVGVVMIALLIGNVLLFRLLPGTFFPEQDNGALIGQIIADQSISFSAMQQKLAQLQSIVQKDPAVAAVAGFTGGRALNTANVFVALKPLARRHASATEVVNRLRPKLAAVSGAQLFLQAQQDLRIGGRQSAAEYQYTLTSDDPRALYTWTPRLVAALGKYRGQLTDVNSDLQQNGLQTMVTIDRATAMRYGLQPNQIDSVLYDAFGQRTVSTIYNPLNQYFVVMEVAPQYWQYPQSLQRIFASTAAGNAAGTAQTQYSSAIVPAAGALPATGATVGATVTSGGAGGNAQNANAEANATTNSISNSKGGSSTGSADSTAAETMVPLPAFATFENSHTATQVNHQSGLVAGTISFNLPANGSLSSAGEAIAHAEQDIGMPASVHGAFAGAAQAFAGSMNTVPLLILAALVVVYLVLGVLYENTIHPLTILSTLPSAGIGATLALLVFGVPFSVISMIGFILLIGIVKKNGIMMVDVAIQLQRDEGADARRAIHEAAVRRLRPIMMTTAAAVLGALPLALAIGQGASLRQPLGATVMGGLLISQMFTLYTTPVIYLYLDRLRARLAGWSARQPWKRRPETRS, from the coding sequence GTGAACCCGTCCGCGCTGTTCGTCCGGCGTCCGGTCGCGACCACGCTGCTCGCGATCGCGATCCTGCTGGCGGGCGCGCTCGCCTACTTCCGGATGCCGGTCGCGCCGCTGCCGAACGTCGCCTTCCCGGTGATCGTCGTGCAGGCGACGATGGCGGGCGCGAGCCCGGACATCATGGCGGCGACGGTGGCCGAGCCGCTCGAACGACGGCTCGGCACGATCGCCGACGTGTCGGAGTTGACCTCGATCAGCACGGTCGGCTCGTCGCTGATCGTGATCGTGTTCGGCCTGGATCGCGACATCAACGGCGCGGCGCGCGACGTCGAGGCCGCGATCCAGGCCGCGCGCGCCGACCTGCCGACCACGCTGCGCGCGAACCCGAGCTACCGGCAGTACAACCCGGCCGATGCGCCAGTGATGGTGCTCGCGCTGACCTCGGACACGCTGACGAAGGCGCAGTTGTACGACTCCGCCGATTCGGTGATCCAGCAGCAGCTGTCGCAGATCCAGGGGGTGGGGCAGATCACGCTGGGCGGCGGCGCGCTGCCCTCGGTGCGGGTCGAGTTGAACCCCGGCAAGGTCAACAGCTACGGCATCGGGCTGGAGGACGTGCGCGCCGCGCTCAGCGCGGCCAATGCGAACAGCCCGAAAGGGCATCTCGACCAGGGCGGCCATCGCTACGAGATCCTGTCGAACGACCAGATCGGCAAGGCCGCGCCGTATCGCGACCTGGTGGTCGCCTATCGCAACGGCGCGGCGGTGCAGCTGCGCGACCTCGCGGACGTGCGCGACTCGAACGAGAACATCCGCAACGCGGGGCTCTACAACGGCAAGTCGGCGGTGCTCGTGATCGTGTTTCCCGAACCGGGCAGCAACGTGGTGCAGACGGTGCAGCAGATCCGCGCGCGGCTGCCCCTGATCGAGGCCGCGCTGCCCAGCTCGATCCGCATCGGAATCGCGCTCGATCATTCTCAGTCGATCAACGCGTCGGTCGGCGACACCGAGCGCACCCTCGGGCTCGCGGTGCTGCTCGTCATCGGCGTGGTGTTCGTGTTCCTGCTGTCGCCGCGCGCGACGCTGATCCCGGCCGTGGCGCTGCCCTTGTCGATCATCGGCACCTTCGGGCCGATGTACCTGCTCGGCTACAGCATCGACAACCTGTCGCTGATGGCGCTCACGATCGGCACCGGCTTCGTGGTCGACGACGCGGTGGTGGTGCTCGAGAACATCATGCGCTACATCGAGGCCGGGCTCGCGCCGCGCGAGGCGGCGCTGCGCGGCAGCGCCGAGGTGGCGTTCACGGTGGTGTCGATGAGCCTGTCGCTGATCGCGGTGTTCCTGCCGATCCTGCTGATGCCGGGCATCGTCGGGCTGCTGTTCCACGAGTTCGCGGTCACGCTGTCGATCGCGATCCTGCTGTCGATGGTGGTGTCGCTGACCGTCACGCCGACCATGTGCGCCTACGTGCTGACCCGTCGCGCCGCGGATGCGCCGCCCGCGCGCGGCACGCGCTGGATCGCCGCGCTGCTCGAGCGCACGCGCGAGGGTTATGCACGCTCGCTCGAAGCCGTGCTCGATCACACGCGGCTGGTCGGCGTCGTGATGATCGCGCTGCTGATCGGCAACGTGCTGCTGTTCCGGCTGCTGCCCGGCACGTTCTTTCCCGAGCAGGACAACGGCGCGCTGATCGGTCAGATCATCGCCGACCAGAGCATCTCGTTCTCGGCGATGCAGCAGAAACTCGCGCAGTTGCAGTCGATCGTGCAGAAGGATCCGGCCGTCGCGGCGGTCGCGGGCTTCACGGGCGGCCGCGCGCTGAACACCGCGAACGTGTTCGTGGCGTTGAAGCCGCTCGCGCGGCGCCATGCGTCGGCGACCGAGGTCGTGAACCGCCTGCGGCCGAAGCTCGCGGCGGTGTCGGGCGCGCAGTTGTTCCTGCAGGCGCAGCAGGACCTGCGCATCGGCGGCCGGCAGTCGGCGGCGGAATACCAGTACACGCTGACGAGCGACGATCCGCGGGCGCTGTACACGTGGACGCCGCGCCTCGTCGCCGCGCTCGGCAAGTATCGCGGCCAGCTGACCGACGTGAACTCCGACCTGCAGCAGAACGGCCTGCAGACGATGGTGACGATCGATCGCGCCACCGCGATGCGCTACGGCCTGCAGCCGAACCAGATCGACAGCGTGCTGTACGACGCGTTCGGCCAGCGCACCGTATCGACGATCTACAACCCGCTCAACCAGTATTTCGTCGTGATGGAGGTCGCGCCGCAGTACTGGCAGTACCCGCAGTCACTGCAGCGGATCTTCGCGAGCACGGCGGCCGGCAACGCGGCCGGCACCGCGCAGACGCAGTATTCGTCGGCGATCGTGCCCGCGGCGGGCGCGCTGCCCGCGACCGGCGCGACCGTCGGCGCCACCGTGACGAGCGGCGGCGCGGGCGGCAACGCGCAGAACGCGAACGCGGAAGCCAATGCGACCACCAACAGCATTTCCAACAGCAAGGGCGGCAGCTCGACGGGCAGCGCGGACAGCACGGCGGCCGAGACGATGGTGCCGCTGCCGGCCTTCGCGACCTTCGAGAACAGCCATACCGCGACCCAGGTCAATCACCAGAGCGGGCTGGTCGCCGGCACCATTTCATTCAACCTGCCGGCGAACGGCTCGCTGAGCAGCGCGGGCGAGGCGATCGCGCACGCCGAACAGGACATCGGCATGCCGGCGTCGGTGCACGGCGCGTTCGCGGGCGCGGCGCAGGCGTTCGCGGGGTCGATGAACACCGTGCCCCTCCTGATCCTCGCGGCGCTCGTGGTCGTCTATCTCGTGCTCGGCGTGCTGTACGAGAACACGATCCATCCGCTGACGATTCTGTCGACGCTGCCGTCCGCCGGCATCGGCGCGACGCTTGCGCTGCTCGTGTTCGGCGTGCCGTTCTCGGTGATCTCGATGATCGGCTTCATCCTGCTGATCGGCATCGTGAAGAAGAACGGGATCATGATGGTCGACGTCGCGATCCAGTTGCAGCGCGACGAGGGCGCGGACGCGCGCCGCGCGATCCACGAGGCGGCCGTGAGGCGCCTGCGGCCGATCATGATGACGACGGCCGCCGCCGTGCTCGGCGCGCTGCCGCTCGCGCTCGCGATCGGGCAGGGCGCGTCGCTGCGCCAGCCGCTCGGCGCGACGGTGATGGGCGGGCTGCTGATCAGCCAGATGTTCACGCTGTACACGACGCCCGTGATCTATCTGTATCTCGACCGGCTGCGCGCGCGTCTCGCCGGCTGGTCGGCGCGGCAGCCGTGGAAACGGCGGCCCGAGACGAGGTCCTGA